From the Oscillospiraceae bacterium genome, one window contains:
- a CDS encoding YfhO family protein has translation MRQAVTALWMRSWLFKYSSLFLGVFFAVYSPFLLSGRTFIWVIDGYRHHIPFVMETGRLWGAMLSGQEFQFSNYFGLGNCSVTALAFYFWYPLNVLMVVLPDSIIEISHFLSVALHFYLAGLFCFIMLRRFKFNPCAAMTGALMYAFSPIMLSAFTRHYFFAAGAVMLPLLVIATERFLENHRKWGLLVSVVVIHAFMGYYFFFFNSVFIALYVLFRMRELYKGENWAAYTLRLGKFAAAYLTGIILSSVVLLPFAYMIIDSSRGAGAEGILFFSVQSIALGIVGLFLPTPSLDVFSPPFANILLLAFLPFFFLRKGNITMKIMLVFCVSGLALPFVGYLMNGFVYVNNRWNYMVALVGIYVIVYGLENQKQFFKRKINTKKVGAVGLVLCIAFGFSFNLIYSREFLRWGDYAQINYARYRNFSHTTSDGSFDFFRVTQPVRYNAVRPNVRRPNLGTEGLIDGYFATNAYVSSMHAGKFDFARFFHAHHNFYNVSYNGFDNRGHILAILNNRYMLLQNEQTFLAPYGYIHDGSRGNRHTQVYTNSNALPFGFVYRSFVTREQAAALNPIARESLLTKAVVLEQDVALGRFDVNRIDNVTMLTAGEGLSIEWACEREFNLTFPRESDSEVFVQLYIRNKTHRGAFVANLKSESGYVNQIQSFADINLFNDWNNFFVVNMGYLAEWQDDYSVSVSLTDGDFVIADIAVYLRDMGGFAEEIAAVNARESLMLYSYDAGRIRGSITMREPGIVFFSVPYSRGFNAHVNGEPADILQANIGFMGLLLDEGDFEIEIWFRTPFLRLGGIVTLVGGLGVVLFWVFGKFALKRLGKEQNAAVMEE, from the coding sequence ATGAGACAAGCCGTTACGGCACTTTGGATGCGCTCATGGCTTTTTAAGTACTCGTCACTATTCTTGGGTGTTTTTTTTGCCGTTTATTCACCGTTTTTGCTTTCGGGACGTACGTTCATCTGGGTCATTGACGGGTATAGGCATCATATTCCTTTCGTTATGGAAACGGGGCGGCTTTGGGGTGCCATGCTCTCGGGGCAAGAGTTTCAGTTCAGCAACTATTTTGGGCTTGGAAACTGTTCGGTAACTGCGCTGGCATTTTATTTTTGGTATCCACTTAATGTTTTAATGGTTGTTTTGCCGGACAGTATCATTGAAATCAGCCATTTTCTGAGTGTCGCGCTGCACTTTTATCTTGCCGGGCTTTTCTGTTTTATCATGCTTCGGCGTTTCAAGTTTAATCCGTGTGCCGCCATGACGGGGGCATTGATGTATGCCTTTTCGCCCATTATGCTGTCTGCGTTTACACGGCACTATTTTTTTGCGGCGGGGGCGGTGATGTTGCCGCTTCTTGTGATTGCAACTGAGAGATTTTTGGAGAACCATAGAAAATGGGGTCTCCTCGTGAGTGTTGTGGTCATTCATGCGTTTATGGGCTATTACTTCTTTTTCTTTAATAGCGTGTTTATCGCACTATATGTGCTGTTCAGAATGCGAGAGTTGTATAAAGGCGAGAATTGGGCAGCGTATACTCTGCGGCTTGGCAAGTTTGCGGCAGCCTATCTTACGGGAATCATTCTTTCATCTGTTGTTTTGCTTCCATTCGCGTATATGATTATTGACAGCTCTAGGGGAGCAGGGGCGGAGGGCATTCTCTTTTTTAGCGTTCAGAGCATAGCGTTAGGCATCGTCGGACTTTTTTTGCCTACGCCTTCACTAGATGTTTTTTCGCCGCCGTTTGCCAATATCTTGCTCCTTGCATTCCTGCCCTTTTTCTTTTTGCGCAAGGGCAATATCACAATGAAAATTATGCTTGTGTTCTGCGTTTCCGGGTTGGCTCTCCCTTTTGTCGGATATTTGATGAACGGGTTTGTCTATGTAAACAATCGCTGGAACTATATGGTGGCACTGGTCGGTATTTACGTCATTGTATATGGGCTCGAAAATCAAAAGCAGTTTTTTAAGAGGAAAATAAATACAAAAAAGGTCGGAGCGGTCGGTCTTGTGTTGTGTATTGCTTTTGGTTTCTCATTCAATTTAATTTACTCAAGGGAGTTTTTAAGATGGGGTGACTACGCACAAATCAATTATGCAAGGTATCGTAATTTTTCGCACACGACTTCTGACGGATCGTTTGACTTTTTCAGAGTTACACAACCGGTACGTTACAATGCCGTACGGCCTAACGTCCGACGCCCCAATTTAGGCACTGAAGGTCTTATTGACGGGTATTTTGCCACAAACGCCTATGTATCGTCGATGCATGCCGGCAAGTTTGATTTTGCAAGATTTTTTCATGCACATCACAATTTTTATAACGTGTCATACAACGGATTCGACAACAGAGGACATATTCTTGCCATTCTTAACAATCGCTACATGCTTTTGCAAAATGAGCAAACTTTCCTTGCCCCTTATGGTTATATACATGATGGGTCAAGAGGAAACCGGCACACACAAGTTTATACAAACAGCAACGCCCTGCCGTTTGGGTTTGTGTATCGGTCGTTTGTAACGCGAGAGCAAGCGGCCGCCCTCAACCCCATCGCCAGAGAGAGTCTCCTGACAAAAGCAGTTGTTTTGGAACAAGACGTTGCTTTGGGTCGCTTTGATGTCAATCGCATAGACAATGTGACAATGCTGACAGCCGGCGAGGGGCTTTCGATTGAGTGGGCCTGTGAGCGGGAATTTAATTTGACATTTCCGCGGGAGAGTGACAGTGAAGTGTTTGTACAGCTGTACATCAGAAACAAGACGCATCGCGGCGCATTTGTCGCCAATTTAAAGAGTGAAAGCGGGTACGTCAACCAAATTCAATCCTTTGCCGATATCAATTTATTCAATGACTGGAACAATTTTTTTGTGGTTAACATGGGCTATTTGGCCGAATGGCAAGACGACTATTCTGTCAGTGTATCCTTAACCGACGGGGATTTCGTCATTGCAGACATTGCCGTCTACTTGCGCGATATGGGCGGGTTTGCTGAAGAAATAGCGGCCGTCAATGCACGAGAATCGCTGATGCTTTACAGTTATGACGCCGGCAGAATACGTGGGAGTATAACCATGCGCGAGCCGGGAATTGTCTTCTTCAGCGTTCCGTATAGCAGAGGGTTCAATGCACATGTCAATGGAGAGCCGGCAGATATTCTGCAAGCCAACATTGGATTTATGGGTCTTTTGCTTGACGAGGGGGATTTTGAGATAGAAATTTGGTTCAGAACGCCCTTTCTAAGGCTGGGAGGCATTGTGACATTGGTTGGAGGTTTGGGCGTTGTTCTGTTTTGGGTGTTCGGGAAATTTGCGTTAAAACGGCTTGGCAAGGAGCAGAATGCCGCCGTAATGGAGGAGTAA
- a CDS encoding arginine repressor, with translation MKHARHKMILDLIVNEVIATQEQLTQRLLEMRCPTTQATVSRDIRELGLHKTLDAASGLYRYAAPSDPIGASSRLNAIFREAVLACEHAQNLVVVKTMPGLASAAGAAIDALHHDDIVGTISGDDTVFVAMRNVAAAKKFALDIGNLIA, from the coding sequence ATGAAACATGCACGGCACAAAATGATACTAGACCTCATTGTCAACGAGGTCATCGCTACGCAAGAGCAATTGACGCAACGTCTGCTTGAAATGCGTTGCCCGACCACGCAAGCCACGGTGTCGCGGGATATTCGGGAGTTAGGGCTACACAAGACGCTCGACGCTGCAAGCGGGCTGTACCGTTATGCCGCGCCATCTGACCCGATTGGCGCGTCGTCGCGACTGAACGCCATTTTCCGCGAAGCAGTGTTGGCGTGTGAACACGCGCAAAATCTTGTTGTTGTCAAAACTATGCCGGGACTGGCGAGTGCGGCGGGTGCGGCGATTGATGCGCTGCATCATGACGACATCGTTGGTACGATTTCAGGCGATGATACGGTATTTGTCGCCATGCGGAATGTTGCCGCGGCGAAGAAGTTTGCGCTGGACATTGGGAATTTGATTGCATAG
- the recN gene encoding DNA repair protein RecN, which translates to MLSNLHIENMAIFTAVDVFFGDGLNVLTGETGAGKSIILDALGLALGARAQKELVRSGQNKALVTALFQALPDSVNVWMSENGMDGCPDGELLLSRELSADGKTVCRVNGKVQTVAMLKALGQLILSVHGQHDTYQLFRPESHMRYVDSFLGNRTERTAYGEAYQAWHALCRERDALRLSEDDKRARIDLLRFHLDDLERLALQDGEYEELQARRKILRSASKLSAVAAAVRELLKGDDELDGAIAQLEQAADTMQSTSSMGEAWTAAAERLQALCAEVSDAGEVALDLFDGVEFSEEELEAIEMRLDIIARAEQRHGVMAAELVVRRETLQAELDKLDYADMRLAELGRAIAAAEGVLEQAANALTASRRRAADALKEAVEGQLQDLDMARVSFIAQMIDTGNYQPDGRETACFMIATNPGEPEKPMDKIASGGELARIMLALQNVLSDSISTLVFDEVDAGVSGRAAQRVAEKMSNIGRQKQVLCVTHLPQVAAFADTHLHVVKRIVDGRADTQVVALDEAGRVAEIGGLLGAGTTGDMALENAKALIESAKKYKIGD; encoded by the coding sequence ATGTTGAGCAATTTACATATCGAGAATATGGCGATTTTCACGGCGGTGGACGTGTTTTTTGGCGATGGATTGAACGTGCTGACGGGCGAAACGGGTGCCGGTAAATCTATCATTTTGGACGCGCTAGGGTTGGCGTTGGGCGCGCGGGCGCAAAAAGAATTGGTGCGCTCAGGGCAAAACAAGGCACTTGTGACGGCTCTTTTTCAAGCCTTGCCCGATAGCGTGAATGTATGGATGAGCGAAAACGGCATGGATGGGTGTCCCGATGGTGAATTGTTACTTAGCCGTGAGTTGTCGGCAGACGGCAAGACAGTTTGCCGCGTCAATGGCAAAGTACAAACGGTCGCTATGCTAAAAGCCTTGGGTCAGTTAATTTTGAGTGTTCACGGGCAGCATGACACTTACCAATTATTTCGCCCTGAAAGTCATATGCGCTATGTAGACAGCTTCTTGGGCAACCGCACCGAACGCACGGCATACGGCGAGGCGTATCAGGCATGGCATGCGTTGTGCCGTGAGCGCGATGCCTTGCGGTTGAGTGAAGACGATAAGCGGGCGCGGATAGATTTATTGCGTTTTCATTTAGACGATTTAGAGCGTTTGGCGTTGCAGGACGGCGAATATGAGGAATTACAGGCGCGGCGCAAAATTTTACGTTCGGCCAGTAAGTTATCGGCGGTGGCGGCGGCGGTGCGTGAGTTGTTGAAAGGTGACGATGAGCTTGATGGCGCGATTGCGCAGCTGGAACAGGCTGCCGATACCATGCAGTCGACATCTTCGATGGGCGAGGCGTGGACGGCGGCGGCGGAACGATTGCAAGCCCTGTGTGCTGAGGTGAGCGACGCGGGTGAAGTCGCGTTGGATTTATTCGATGGCGTGGAGTTTTCCGAAGAAGAGCTGGAAGCCATCGAAATGCGGTTGGACATTATCGCGCGTGCCGAGCAGCGGCATGGTGTAATGGCGGCGGAACTCGTTGTACGGCGAGAGACATTGCAAGCCGAGCTGGATAAGCTGGACTATGCCGATATGCGCTTGGCTGAACTTGGGCGTGCCATTGCGGCGGCGGAAGGTGTTTTAGAGCAAGCGGCAAACGCGCTTACAGCCTCACGGCGCAGGGCGGCGGATGCATTAAAAGAGGCAGTCGAAGGCCAGTTGCAAGATTTGGACATGGCGCGTGTTTCATTTATAGCACAGATGATTGACACGGGAAACTATCAGCCTGACGGGCGTGAAACGGCATGCTTTATGATTGCTACCAACCCCGGCGAGCCTGAAAAGCCAATGGATAAAATTGCCTCGGGCGGCGAGCTGGCACGGATTATGCTGGCGTTGCAGAATGTGTTGAGCGACAGCATTTCGACATTGGTGTTTGATGAAGTAGATGCCGGTGTCAGCGGACGGGCAGCGCAGCGCGTTGCCGAGAAGATGAGCAACATCGGGCGGCAGAAACAGGTGTTGTGTGTCACGCATTTGCCGCAGGTTGCCGCATTTGCCGACACGCATTTACACGTTGTCAAGCGTATTGTCGACGGGCGTGCCGACACGCAGGTGGTGGCGTTAGATGAAGCCGGGCGCGTTGCTGAAATCGGCGGGTTGTTGGGTGCCGGCACAACGGGCGACATGGCGTTGGAGAATGCCAAAGCTCTTATAGAGAGTGCGAAAAAATATAAAATCGGGGATTGA